A DNA window from Porphyromonas gingivalis ATCC 33277 contains the following coding sequences:
- the uvrA gene encoding excinuclease ABC subunit UvrA, giving the protein MKQQESEHPTSGEAIIIIKGARVNNLKNISLTIPRGKLVVVTGLSGSGKSSLAFDTLYAEGQRRYVESLSAYARQFLGRMRKPECDLIAGVPPAIAIEQRVVSRNPRSTVATSTEIYEYLRLLFARVGRTISPRSGEEVKKHTVADLVAYVADRPIGSKLYLLVGLQAPQGRSLREHLQIQQQQGYTRIFVAGEMKRIEDILSAETDFSDTASCFLLIDRLVIAEDKADYESRLADSAETAFFEGNGACLLRIESPEGTVEERMFSNVFEADGRTFQEPSPEMFSFNNPIGACPTCEGFGKVMGIDEDLVVPNKSLSVYEECVACWIGAKSQMWKDYFIQKSVPLGFPVHKPYKELSDTERDMLWRGVPTGEPDYPSIGIDDYFSMLQRDMHKIQNRVRLTHFRGKATCPDCRGMRLKPDALCVRIGGRNISELTALTVEETSAFFEGLQLSEDDLHISRRLLEEIGKRLSFLLEVGLGYLTLDRLSNTLSGGESQRISLATQLGSSLVGSLYVLDEPSIGLHQRDTHRLIGVLKRLRDLGNTVVVVEHDEETIRSADYIIDIGPKAGRQGGEVVYAGEYDRIDKDTPGYTAAYLTGREKIELPRLRRPWNSYIEVREASKHNLKGVNVRFPLHVLTVVTGVSGSGKSTLVRDLFYEGVKRILEGGSTQGLACEGIVGDIKSVRDIQYVDQNNFGRSTRSNPVTYIGAYDDIRKLYSALPLSKQMGYQPYFFSFNKEGGRCEVCKGEGSIVVEMQFMADIVLECEECHGKRFRKEILDVEYCGANIYDLLEMTVNQAVEFFTDHPKAGYTDKIVEKLECLREVGLGYLKLGQSSSTLSGGENQRVKLAAYLGQAKPAPTLFIFDEPTTGLHIHDIRTLLHALSALIDKGHSVVVVEHNMEMIKSADCIIDLGPEGGGAGGYLVATGTPEEVMRCDTSYTGKWLKEILGNEQRG; this is encoded by the coding sequence ATGAAGCAGCAGGAAAGCGAGCATCCCACAAGTGGCGAAGCCATCATCATCATCAAAGGGGCACGCGTCAATAATCTGAAGAATATATCGCTGACTATACCGCGGGGCAAGCTGGTCGTGGTGACCGGACTGTCCGGTTCGGGCAAGAGTTCTTTGGCTTTCGATACGCTCTATGCGGAAGGCCAGAGACGTTACGTGGAAAGCCTGTCTGCCTATGCGCGTCAGTTTCTGGGAAGGATGCGCAAGCCGGAGTGCGACTTGATCGCCGGTGTGCCTCCTGCCATTGCCATCGAGCAACGCGTGGTAAGCCGCAATCCGAGGAGTACCGTAGCCACATCGACCGAGATATACGAATACCTGCGCCTGCTCTTTGCTCGCGTAGGCAGGACCATCTCTCCGAGAAGCGGAGAGGAGGTGAAAAAGCATACGGTGGCCGATCTGGTCGCTTACGTTGCCGATCGACCCATCGGCTCCAAACTGTATCTTCTGGTAGGGCTGCAAGCCCCTCAAGGACGTAGTCTGCGTGAGCACTTGCAGATCCAACAGCAGCAGGGCTATACGCGCATTTTCGTTGCCGGGGAGATGAAGCGGATCGAGGACATTTTATCCGCCGAAACTGATTTCTCCGATACGGCCTCCTGCTTCCTGCTTATCGATCGGCTGGTGATTGCAGAGGACAAGGCGGACTATGAGTCGCGTCTTGCGGATTCGGCCGAGACAGCTTTTTTCGAAGGAAACGGGGCGTGCCTGCTGCGCATCGAAAGCCCGGAAGGAACGGTGGAGGAACGGATGTTCAGCAATGTGTTCGAAGCCGATGGGCGTACCTTTCAGGAGCCGAGTCCGGAGATGTTCAGCTTCAACAATCCTATCGGGGCATGCCCTACTTGCGAAGGTTTCGGGAAGGTAATGGGGATCGATGAGGATCTGGTGGTACCGAACAAGTCCCTCTCTGTCTATGAAGAATGTGTAGCTTGCTGGATAGGGGCCAAGTCGCAGATGTGGAAGGACTATTTCATCCAAAAGAGTGTGCCACTGGGTTTTCCCGTACACAAGCCCTACAAAGAGCTATCCGATACCGAACGCGATATGCTGTGGCGTGGTGTACCCACGGGAGAACCGGATTACCCGAGTATCGGTATCGATGACTATTTCTCTATGCTGCAGAGGGATATGCACAAGATTCAGAACCGTGTCCGGCTGACGCATTTTCGTGGCAAAGCTACCTGCCCCGATTGTCGTGGGATGCGACTCAAGCCGGATGCTCTGTGCGTGAGAATAGGCGGACGGAATATATCGGAGCTGACGGCTCTGACTGTAGAGGAGACGTCGGCATTTTTCGAGGGGCTACAGCTATCGGAAGACGATCTACATATAAGCAGACGGCTGCTGGAGGAGATAGGCAAGCGGCTAAGCTTCCTGCTCGAAGTGGGGTTGGGGTATCTGACACTTGACCGCCTGTCCAATACGCTCTCGGGTGGAGAGAGCCAGCGCATCAGTCTGGCTACGCAGCTCGGCAGCAGCTTGGTGGGTTCGCTCTACGTGCTGGACGAGCCGAGTATCGGTCTGCATCAGCGAGATACGCATCGGCTTATCGGTGTTCTGAAGCGACTGCGCGATCTGGGCAATACCGTTGTAGTCGTCGAGCATGACGAGGAGACAATCCGGTCAGCTGATTATATCATCGACATAGGGCCGAAGGCCGGCCGCCAAGGCGGCGAAGTGGTCTATGCCGGCGAGTATGACCGCATAGACAAGGATACTCCGGGCTATACGGCGGCTTATCTGACGGGACGAGAGAAGATCGAACTGCCACGCCTGCGTCGTCCATGGAACTCATATATCGAAGTTCGGGAAGCCTCGAAGCACAATCTGAAAGGGGTGAATGTCCGATTCCCGCTGCACGTGCTCACGGTGGTGACCGGTGTGAGCGGATCGGGAAAGAGTACCTTGGTGCGCGATCTTTTCTACGAAGGAGTAAAAAGGATTCTCGAAGGAGGTAGCACACAAGGGTTAGCCTGCGAGGGCATTGTCGGGGACATCAAGTCTGTCCGAGACATTCAGTACGTGGATCAGAACAATTTCGGTCGCAGCACCCGCTCCAACCCGGTCACGTACATAGGTGCTTACGATGATATTCGCAAGCTCTACAGTGCATTGCCACTGTCCAAACAGATGGGATACCAGCCCTATTTCTTCAGTTTCAATAAGGAAGGAGGCCGCTGCGAGGTCTGCAAAGGAGAGGGCAGTATCGTGGTGGAGATGCAGTTCATGGCCGATATAGTATTGGAGTGTGAAGAGTGTCATGGCAAACGTTTCCGCAAGGAGATTCTCGATGTGGAGTACTGCGGCGCGAATATTTACGACTTGCTGGAGATGACGGTCAATCAGGCCGTTGAATTTTTCACCGATCATCCGAAAGCCGGCTACACGGACAAGATCGTGGAGAAGCTCGAATGTCTTCGAGAGGTCGGACTCGGGTATCTCAAACTGGGACAGAGTAGCAGTACACTCTCCGGTGGCGAAAACCAACGCGTCAAGCTGGCTGCATATCTGGGACAAGCCAAACCCGCACCCACGCTTTTTATCTTCGACGAACCGACTACGGGCTTACATATCCATGATATTCGTACCTTGCTGCACGCACTGAGTGCTCTTATCGACAAAGGGCATTCGGTAGTGGTGGTAGAGCACAATATGGAGATGATCAAGAGTGCCGACTGTATCATCGACTTAGGCCCTGAGGGTGGAGGTGCCGGTGGTTATTTGGTCGCAACAGGTACGCCCGAAGAGGTGATGCGATGCGATACCTCCTATACGGGAAAGTGGTTGAAAGAGATATTGGGAAACGAACAAAGAGGTTGA
- a CDS encoding DUF1661 domain-containing protein yields MSRKTWRGKILLLAREVKFLRARTKKISRHFFRKTRAVDVQELA; encoded by the coding sequence ATGTCTCGAAAAACGTGGCGTGGGAAAATTTTGCTTTTGGCGCGAGAAGTAAAATTTTTACGCGCCAGAACGAAAAAAATCTCGCGCCACTTCTTCCGAAAAACACGAGCCGTAGATGTGCAAGAACTCGCGTAG
- a CDS encoding (2Fe-2S)-binding protein yields MSQQDEIICHCNEITRGEIEKAIREKGLKTVDEVGEATDAGTVCGSCQDEIQAILDEING; encoded by the coding sequence ATGTCACAACAAGATGAAATTATCTGCCACTGCAACGAAATTACACGTGGAGAGATTGAAAAAGCAATTAGAGAAAAAGGATTGAAGACCGTGGATGAAGTAGGCGAAGCTACAGACGCAGGGACTGTATGTGGTTCATGCCAAGATGAAATCCAAGCTATTTTAGACGAAATCAACGGTTAA
- a CDS encoding DUF2851 family protein, producing MEHFLQYVWQHRLYSSLSYGADAFFLEPEVIDPGMLNRDSGPDFFNAKVKVGDLLWAGNVEIHCRASDWVRHGHHLDPAYDNVILHVVETDDLPIRHRISGEPVPVCVMHVDERLRANADFMLRTSLLPGCKDRLHELDSLEVHDWLDTLVVERLERKAAEVDRLYLSTSMDWNATAYILLARHFGFGLNNDALERLARSLPFAVIAKHRSNLLQVEALLLGQAGLLADPEDEYAEKLASEYAFLRHKFDLQPLDSSLFRLHRARPASFVHRRLGQLAAILHRCEFLFSSFVETVSAKELAQKLSVEASSYWASHYRFGKPTPVPSRSTLAAISSDALLINVAAPLRYAWLRGQSMEDYRERTIDFLRGIKPENNKPVRAFSRICRPADAAESQALIQLYREYCERRKCFFCRWGYRLLSCCKGKGTSVSGRSPRPNTSSFTTGPSIGNM from the coding sequence GTGGAGCATTTCTTACAATACGTATGGCAGCACCGCCTCTATAGCTCGTTAAGCTATGGGGCGGATGCTTTCTTTTTGGAGCCTGAGGTCATTGATCCGGGGATGCTCAATCGGGATAGTGGCCCCGATTTCTTCAACGCCAAAGTGAAAGTGGGCGATCTCCTCTGGGCCGGCAACGTAGAGATTCATTGCAGGGCTTCGGATTGGGTCCGTCACGGGCATCATCTCGATCCGGCTTATGACAATGTAATACTCCATGTGGTAGAGACGGATGACCTCCCGATACGGCACCGAATCAGCGGTGAACCTGTCCCCGTTTGCGTTATGCATGTAGACGAACGGCTTAGGGCAAACGCCGACTTTATGCTCCGGACATCCCTTTTGCCGGGTTGTAAGGACAGGCTCCATGAACTTGATAGTCTCGAAGTCCACGACTGGCTGGACACGCTCGTCGTAGAACGATTGGAGCGTAAGGCTGCCGAAGTGGATCGGCTCTATCTGTCTACGTCCATGGATTGGAATGCAACGGCCTATATCCTGTTAGCTCGTCATTTCGGATTCGGGCTGAACAACGATGCCCTCGAGCGGCTTGCTCGCAGCCTGCCCTTTGCCGTCATCGCCAAGCATCGGAGCAATCTCCTGCAAGTGGAAGCCCTCCTGCTCGGGCAGGCCGGTTTATTGGCCGACCCTGAGGATGAATATGCCGAGAAGTTGGCTTCGGAATACGCTTTTTTGAGACATAAGTTCGACCTGCAGCCTCTTGATTCCTCTCTCTTTCGTCTGCATCGCGCCCGTCCTGCCTCTTTCGTACATCGTCGATTGGGACAGTTGGCCGCCATTCTGCATCGCTGCGAGTTCCTGTTTTCTTCTTTTGTGGAGACTGTGTCCGCTAAAGAACTGGCACAGAAGCTCAGCGTGGAGGCATCATCTTACTGGGCTTCGCACTATCGCTTTGGGAAGCCCACCCCTGTTCCTTCCCGCAGTACGCTTGCCGCTATTTCGTCGGATGCCCTGCTGATCAATGTAGCAGCCCCACTTCGCTATGCTTGGTTGAGGGGGCAGAGCATGGAGGACTACCGCGAGCGGACAATAGACTTCCTGCGTGGCATCAAACCCGAAAACAACAAGCCGGTTCGTGCTTTCTCCCGGATCTGCCGACCTGCGGATGCTGCCGAAAGCCAAGCCCTCATTCAGCTCTATCGCGAATACTGCGAGCGACGCAAATGCTTCTTTTGTCGCTGGGGCTATCGCTTGCTGAGCTGCTGCAAGGGTAAGGGTACATCGGTTTCGGGAAGAAGTCCGAGGCCAAACACTTCGTCATTTACTACCGGTCCGTCAATAGGGAATATGTAA
- a CDS encoding mannose-1-phosphate guanylyltransferase: MAVKDNYCVIMGGGIGSRFWPFSRESHPKQFLDFFGTGRSLLQMTYDRFARFIPRENILVVTNELYVDKVREQLPEIEPDQILREPTRRNTAPCIAYASYHIYARNPKANIIVAPSDHLILREDEFVRAASEALEFVADHEHLVTLGIRPSRPETGYGYIQMAEEKTGDFIRVKTFTEKPNAEMASIFLASGEFLWNSGMFVWNVESILAAFRKHLPEVTSSLENGLAHFNTPEERRFIDQAFPYCPSISIDFGVMEKADNVLVMPVDFGWADLGTWGSLYELAQKDDAGNASLKTRTLFYEAERNIVTTDNPQKLVVMQGINDCIVAESGNVLLICRAEEEQRIKHFVADAALKYDKEYN, from the coding sequence ATGGCTGTGAAAGACAATTATTGCGTCATTATGGGAGGGGGAATAGGAAGCCGCTTTTGGCCCTTCAGCCGTGAATCCCATCCCAAACAGTTCCTCGACTTCTTCGGTACCGGACGCTCCCTCCTGCAGATGACATATGACCGTTTCGCACGGTTTATCCCCCGGGAAAACATTCTGGTCGTTACCAATGAACTTTACGTGGACAAGGTACGCGAACAGCTCCCTGAGATCGAACCGGATCAAATCCTGCGCGAACCGACCCGTCGCAATACGGCACCCTGCATCGCATATGCCAGCTATCACATTTACGCGCGCAATCCCAAAGCCAACATAATCGTAGCTCCTTCGGATCATCTGATCCTGCGCGAAGACGAATTCGTGCGTGCTGCATCGGAAGCGTTGGAGTTCGTAGCCGATCACGAGCATCTCGTGACGCTCGGCATCCGTCCATCCCGTCCGGAGACGGGCTATGGATATATCCAAATGGCTGAAGAAAAGACCGGTGATTTTATCCGTGTGAAAACCTTTACGGAGAAGCCCAATGCCGAGATGGCAAGCATCTTCCTCGCCAGTGGAGAGTTCCTGTGGAATAGTGGAATGTTCGTATGGAACGTGGAGAGCATCCTTGCCGCATTCCGCAAGCATCTGCCGGAAGTAACCTCTTCCCTCGAAAATGGTTTGGCACACTTCAATACACCTGAAGAGCGGCGTTTCATCGATCAGGCTTTCCCCTACTGTCCGAGCATTTCCATCGACTTTGGCGTGATGGAGAAGGCGGACAATGTCTTGGTCATGCCCGTGGACTTCGGCTGGGCAGACCTCGGCACATGGGGATCTCTCTATGAGCTGGCACAGAAAGACGATGCCGGAAACGCATCGCTCAAGACGCGGACGCTCTTCTACGAGGCCGAACGTAACATCGTTACCACGGACAATCCGCAGAAGCTCGTTGTCATGCAGGGCATCAATGACTGCATCGTAGCCGAAAGCGGGAATGTCTTGCTCATCTGCAGAGCCGAGGAAGAACAGCGCATCAAGCACTTCGTGGCCGATGCCGCTCTGAAATACGATAAGGAATACAACTGA